The following is a genomic window from Crocinitomicaceae bacterium.
GATCTCCAATTTTATTTGAACACCTCTTCTGGTTCCTCGGTCACCCTGAGGTATACATCGTGCTTCTTCCAGCATTAGGTATTACGTCAGAAATTGTTTCTAATAATGCAAGAAAACCAATTTTTGGATATCGAGCGATGATTGGATCAATTTTGGCTATAGCTTTCTTGTCTTGCATTGTTTGGGGTCACCATATGTTTGTGACTGGGATGAATCCATTCCTTGGTGGTGTTTTTGTATTTACAACTCTTTTGATTGCTATTCCTTCAGCGGTGAAGGTGTTTAACTATTTGACTACGCTTTGGCGTGGTAATATTCGCTTTACTCCGGCAATGTTATTTTCAATTGGTCTGGTATCATCCTTCATTACTGGAGGTATTACTGGTTTGATACTCGCGGATTCAGCGCTAGACATGCAGGTTCATGATACTTATTTTGTTGTTGCTCACTTCCACGTTGTAATGGGACTGTCAGCTATTTTTGGAATGTTCGCTGGAGTGTATCATTGGTTCCCGAAAATGTATGGTCGCATGATGCATTCAAAAATGGGTATGGTGCATTTTTGGTTGACATTCATTTGTGCTTATGGGGTGTTTTTTCCAATGCACTTTGTAGGTATTGGCGGTGCCCCACGCAGATATTATGATTACTCGGTTTATGAAGGTTTTGATAACAATCAATTGGGTATGATCATGGATTTAAATGTGATTATTACCATTTTTGCTATTATTGGAGGCCTTGCTCAGGCAATCTTCATATTCAATTTCTTTTACAGCGCTAGAAGAGGACAGGTTGCCCCTCAAAATCCTTGGAAGAGTAATTCCTTGGAGTGGACAACCCCTGTTGAACACATCCACGGAAACTGGCCTGGTGAGCTTCCTGAAGTACATCGTTGGCCTTATGATTACTCTAAACCTGGTTGGGATGATGATTTCGTCCCACAAACAGTCCCTGTGCATGAAGGGGAAGAGGAGCATTAACGAATTCTGAAACACATATCAAAAAACCCGGTGGCAACTCCATCGGGTTTTTTATCTTTATAAAAATTTTAATCAGTGGAATCATTCGATTACAGAGATGATGAAAGTCTAAAGAAGGACGAAGAATTTGATCAGGTCCTAAGACCCAAGGTCTTTGGTGATTTCGCAGGGCAGGGAAAAGTAATTGATAATCTCTCGGTTTTCGTTGCCGCTGCAAAAAAGAGAAATGAACCATTGGATCATGTGCTTCTTCACGGTCCTCCAGGTCTCGGTAAAACTACCCTCGCAAATATTATTGCTAATGAGTTAGGTGTAGGAATTAAAATAACGTCTGGACCGGTGCTGGATAAACCCGGCGATTTGGCTGGATTGCTTACGAATTTACAGGTGGGTGATGTTTTGTTTATTGATGAAATCCACCGATTGAGTCCTGTTGTTGAAGAATATTTGTATTCTGCGATGGAAGATTTTACCATTGACATTATGATTGATAGTGGCCCCAGTGCTCGAACAGTCCAGTTAACGCTCAATCCGTTTACGTTGATAGGTGCTACAACCCGCAGTGGATTGCTAACTGCCCCCTTACGAGCACGATTTGGCATCAATAGCAGATTGGAATACTATGATTCGAATATTCTATCAAAAATTGTAACTAGAGCATCCGGAATTTTAGAAATAGGAATTGAAATGCTGGCTTCTGATGAAATTGCAAGACGAAGCAGAGGAACACCTCGTATTGCAAATGCCTTGTTGAGAAGAGTAAGAGATTTTGCACAAATTAAAGGCACTGGTTTTATTGACTTGAAAATTGCGCATTATGCCTTAGAGGCGCTTAATGTTGATCAGTATGGTCTTGATGAAATGGATAATAAAATTCTCAACGTCATTATTGATAAATTCAGCGGAGGACCTGTAGGGCTGACAACTATTGCGACAGCTGTTGGTGAGAATGCTGGAACCTTAGAGGAGGTTTATGAGCCCTTTCTTATTAAAGAGGGTTTCCTCATGAGAACACCCAGAGGCAGAAAAGCTACTGAAAAAGCCTATAAACATCTCGGAAAAAATTTTGGCTATTTACAAGGGGGATTATTTTAATGAATAGGACAGAGTTGACTAGTCAAATCAGATTAAAAGCACTTGAACTTGGAATTTCTTCAATTGGTTTTTCTAAATCAGAATTTCTAGAATCAGAGGCTAAAAAATATGATGCTTGGTTAAATAATAATTATCAGGGTAAGATGGATTATATGTCCAGAAATGTTGATAAACGTTTGGATCCAGGCCTGTTGGTTGAAAATGCAAAATCCGTAATTTCTGTTCTTCACAACTATTATCCTGAACAGAATTTGTTTGATAAAAATTCACTTAAAGTATCGCGGTATGCCTACGGTGAAGATTATCATTACGTGCTGAAAGATAAATTATATGAATTGCTCAATTTTATTAAAGAGAAAGTAGGTGATGTTTCAGCAAGAGTTTTCACTGATTCTGCCCCTGTTTTGGAGAGGGCTTGGGCAATGCGCAGCGGACTTGGTTGGATTGGAAAAAATGCAAATTTGATAAGTAAACAAGCTGGTTCTTATTTTTTTCTCGGAGAGATCATTATAGATGTGGAATTTGATTATAATTCAGCCGTAACTGACCACTGTGGTTCGTGCACCAAGTGCATTGATGCCTGTCCAACTGATGCAATCTTAAAACCACAAGTTGTGGATGGTTCAAAGTGCATATCTTATCTTACGATAGAGCTGAAAGAGAATCTCATCCCACGCGAATTTCAGAGTAAATTAAATAATTGGATTTTTGGTTGTGATATCTGTCAAGAAGTTTGTCCTTGGAATCGATTTGCAAAACCAACGCTTGAGCCTAGATTTAAACCTATTTTATCAGCCCAACTGATCAACTCAATTAGCAATAGCATGACTGATTTAGATTTTAAAACGATTTTCCACTCTTCCCCAATCCTCAGAACTGGTAAGTCCGGATTATTGCGAAACATCGATTCATCGCTTAATATAAAAGTTTAACCAAACTTTCATTTCTTAAGTTACTGTTACTTTTCTTCGTAATCCGTTGAACCAACCGTTCATTTTGTTATATTTGAGACTTCACATTTAACCTAAGTGAGACTACTATACTCCATTATTCTCTACCATTTTCATGGTAATATTCTGCGATTTGCCCTGTTGGCTTTTAGTCTCCTGTATGTGTTTTCGGGAAAAACTCAGGTGACCGTTGAATTTAGAATAAGATGGGTGAACACCACTATCCCTCATACTGTTGATGGAGGTATTGGCTCTGCTGATCCCACTTGGGAGTATTCTATCACAGATGTTCCGGCCAATAACACACAATCAGGCGCAGTGTCTCTTATAGACACTTCTTGTTTTTCAGCAAATAACGTGATTAACGATGTGTTTTTTTCTCAAGTTTATAATTGTCCGGCAGATATTCCAACCAGTTACAATTTCACCTGGTCGGCCTATGACGATGATGGTTTATTACCTGTAAATTTGAATGATGCTTATGGGACTGAAACAATTGCAATCAATCCCGGTGCTTGGCTTTACCCTACCGGCGTATGGACGTTTGCAGCAATTAGGACAATTTCAATACCAGGTCTTCTAAATTGCACCGGGACAGGGAATACAAATTTCAGGTTGAGACTCGAATATCGCACTATTGGCTCCAATGACGATATTTTACCCCCAACAATAGCCTGTCCCGCTGACCAGACAGTAACATTAACCCCAACCTGTGATTATACTTTGCTTGATTATACTGCGTTGCCGGTAACTTCTGATAACTGTTCTGGTGCAATCACGGTAACGCAAAGTCCTCTTCCTGGTACTGTAATAAATTCTGATCAGATTATCACCTTAACAGCAGATGATGGAACCATTACTACAAACCCAACCAGCACTTGCACATTCAATATTATTACGGATGACATTGTGAATCCGGCAATCGTGTGTCCGGCAGATATTGTTCAAAACAACGATGCTGGTTTATGCGGTGCAGTCGTAAATTTTATCGCTCCTGTTGGTACCGATAATTGTGCTGGTCCGCTTACCACCTTGACAGCAGGGCAAGCTAGTGGAACTCTTTTTCCCGGAGGAACTACAACAAATACGTATACGGTAACTGATGCTCATGGAAATACTGCTTCTTGCAGTTTTGATATTACAATAAATGATATTGAATCACCTTCCATTACCTGCCCGGCGAATATTACACAGTCTAATGACTTAAATGTATGCGGGGCCACGATCACGTATGCCACCCCGGTAGGTACGGATAACTGCGCAGGACCAATAACGGCATTAACAGCAGGACAAGCGAGCGGCACGGTATTCCCAATAGGCACCACCACGGTAACGTATGAAGTAACGGATGCAAGCTTAAACACGAGCACCTGTTCATTCAGTGTAACGGTAAACGACACGCAGAATCCGGCGATTACTTGTCCGGCGAATATTACGCAGTCGAATGACTTAAATGTGTGCGGTGCCACGATCACGTATGCTACCCCGGTGGGTACGGATAACTGCGCAGGACCATTAACGGCATTAACAGCGGGACAAGCGAGCGGCACAGTGTTCCCAATAGGCACCACCACGGTAACATATGAAGTAACGGATGCAAGCTTAAACACGAGCACCTGTTCATTCAGTGTAACGGTAAACGACACGCAGAATCCGGCGATTACCTGTCCGGCAGATATCACACAGAATAATGATGCGGGTGTATGCGGTGCCACGATCACGTATGCCACCCCGGTAGGTACGGATAACTGCGCGGGACCAGTAACGGCATTAACGGCAGGACAAGCCAGCGGCACAGTATTCCCAGTAGGGGTTAC
Proteins encoded in this region:
- a CDS encoding cbb3-type cytochrome c oxidase subunit I, with amino-acid sequence MSATVHSAQGHHHKESFITKYIFSQDHKMIGKQYLVTAIFMAVVAVILSILFRIQLAWPGESNSVLSFFLGDTWAPDGIMNRGMYLGLVTIHGTIMVFFVLTAGLSGTFSNILIPLQLGARDMASGLLNMISYWLFFLSCALMMYSLFIETGPANAGWTIYPPLSVYEEAIGGSGMGMTLWLLSMTLFVASSLLGSLNYIVTVLNLRTKGMKMTRMPLTVWAFFVTAIIGVLSFPVLVSCVVLLLMDRTLGTSFYVNDAIIGSEILEQSGGSPILFEHLFWFLGHPEVYIVLLPALGITSEIVSNNARKPIFGYRAMIGSILAIAFLSCIVWGHHMFVTGMNPFLGGVFVFTTLLIAIPSAVKVFNYLTTLWRGNIRFTPAMLFSIGLVSSFITGGITGLILADSALDMQVHDTYFVVAHFHVVMGLSAIFGMFAGVYHWFPKMYGRMMHSKMGMVHFWLTFICAYGVFFPMHFVGIGGAPRRYYDYSVYEGFDNNQLGMIMDLNVIITIFAIIGGLAQAIFIFNFFYSARRGQVAPQNPWKSNSLEWTTPVEHIHGNWPGELPEVHRWPYDYSKPGWDDDFVPQTVPVHEGEEEH
- the queG gene encoding tRNA epoxyqueuosine(34) reductase QueG, encoding MNRTELTSQIRLKALELGISSIGFSKSEFLESEAKKYDAWLNNNYQGKMDYMSRNVDKRLDPGLLVENAKSVISVLHNYYPEQNLFDKNSLKVSRYAYGEDYHYVLKDKLYELLNFIKEKVGDVSARVFTDSAPVLERAWAMRSGLGWIGKNANLISKQAGSYFFLGEIIIDVEFDYNSAVTDHCGSCTKCIDACPTDAILKPQVVDGSKCISYLTIELKENLIPREFQSKLNNWIFGCDICQEVCPWNRFAKPTLEPRFKPILSAQLINSISNSMTDLDFKTIFHSSPILRTGKSGLLRNIDSSLNIKV
- the ruvB gene encoding Holliday junction branch migration DNA helicase RuvB, whose protein sequence is MESFDYRDDESLKKDEEFDQVLRPKVFGDFAGQGKVIDNLSVFVAAAKKRNEPLDHVLLHGPPGLGKTTLANIIANELGVGIKITSGPVLDKPGDLAGLLTNLQVGDVLFIDEIHRLSPVVEEYLYSAMEDFTIDIMIDSGPSARTVQLTLNPFTLIGATTRSGLLTAPLRARFGINSRLEYYDSNILSKIVTRASGILEIGIEMLASDEIARRSRGTPRIANALLRRVRDFAQIKGTGFIDLKIAHYALEALNVDQYGLDEMDNKILNVIIDKFSGGPVGLTTIATAVGENAGTLEEVYEPFLIKEGFLMRTPRGRKATEKAYKHLGKNFGYLQGGLF